Proteins from a single region of Thunnus albacares chromosome 16, fThuAlb1.1, whole genome shotgun sequence:
- the gja10b gene encoding gap junction protein alpha 10 b — protein sequence MGDWNLLGSILEEVHIHSTIVGKIWLTILFIFRMLVLGVAAEDVWDDEQSEFVCNTEQPGCKNVCYDQAFPISLIRYWVLQIIFVSSPSLVYMGHALYRLRTLEKERHKKKACLKVELEGTDPAQEDHKRIERELRKLDEQKKVRKAPLRGSLLRTYVFHILTRSVVEVGFIIGQCALYGIGLSPLYKCERLPCPNSVDCFVSRPTEKNIFMVFMLVIAGVSLFLNLLEIFHLGVKKIKQSLYGYKYGDDDSVYRSKKNSMVQQVCVLTNSSPQRLMQLTQMTCSVVSDAHGETLNSSNQQALQQLGAVERRYTLDNRKSCSSEESNGPHGSGQPQYAEPRPTLMASHMEIPAALRNAQRKQSRVSICKELSDMSDSPESDHYPTARKCSFMSRGMSEGKLATPSDSADSQSGTDVEAQHLNQGESPVMTPPPPAAGRRMSMSMILELSSIMKK from the exons ATGGGGGATTGGAACTTATTAGGGAGTATTTTAGAAGAGGTTCATATTCATTCCACCATCGTGGGGAAGATCTGGCTCACCATCCTCTTCATTTTCCGGATGCTTGTGCTTGGTGTGGCGGCTGAGGACGTCTGGGATGATGAGCAGAGTGAGTTTGTTTGCAACACAGAGCAACCTGGCTGCAAGAATGTCTGCTACGACCAGGCTTTCCCCATCTCCCTCATCCGATACTGGGTCCTTCAGATCATCTTCgtgtcctctccctctctggtcTACATGGGGCATGCGTTGTACCGTTTGAGGACCCTTGAGAAGGAGAGGCACAAGAAGAAAGCCTGTCTGAAAGTTGAGCTGGAGGGGACAGACCCTGCGCAGGAGGATCATAAGCGAATAGAGCGAGAGCTCAGGAAACTAGATGAACAGAAGAAAGTAAGGAAAGCTCCCCTTCGAGGCTCCTTGCTGCGCACATATGTTTTCCATATCTTGACCAGATCTGTGGTGGAGGTGGGTTTTATAATAGGTCAGTGTGCTCTGTATGGCATTGGACTGTCTCCTCTCTACAAATGTGAACGGTTGCCTTGCCCCAACAGTGTCGACTGTTTTGTGTCACGACCAACAGAGAAGAACATTTTCATGGTTTTCATGCTGGTTATTGCCGgagtttctttatttctcaacCTCCTAGAGATCTTCCATCTGGGGGTGAAGAAGATCAAACAAAGCTTGTATGGATACAAATATGGAGATGATGACAGCGTGTACAGGTCAAAGAAAAACTCTATGGTGCAGCAGGTCTGCGTGCTCACTAATTCCTCACCACAAAGGTTGATGCAGCTCACACAGATGACCTGCTCTGTTGTGTCTGATGCTCATGGGGAGACTTTGAACAGCTCCAACCAGCAGGCTCTGCAGCAGCTGGGGGCTGTGGAGCGGCGCTACACTCTGGACAACAGGAAGTCATGCAGCAGTGAAGAGTCCAACGGACCTCACGGCTCCGGCCAGCCACAGTACGCAGAACCTCGACCTACACTGATGGCCAGCCACATGGAGATCCCAGCAGCCCTGAGGAACGCACAGAGGAAGCAGAGCCGAGTGAGTATCTGTAAGGAGCTCAGTGACATGAGTGATTCTCCGGAGAGCGACCACTACCCCACCGCCAGGAAGTGCAGTTTCATGTCCAGAGGAATGTCGGAGGGAAAGCTGGCCACTCCGTCTGATAGCGCCGATTCTCAGAGTGGAACAGACGTTGAGGCCCAGCACCTCAACCAGGGAGAGAGTCCAGTGATGACCCCCCCACCTCCAGCCGCCGGGAGGAGGATGTCCATG agCATGATCCTGGAGCTGTCTTCCATCATGAAAAAGTAA